The Candidatus Neomarinimicrobiota bacterium genome has a segment encoding these proteins:
- a CDS encoding acyl-CoA thioesterase, producing MNSKPVSESQVETIELVLPNDTNPLGNILGGRVMHLIDITASIAAMRHARQRVVTAQTDELSFHHPIKLGHFIILRASVNYAGKTSMEVGVKVLSEDPVSGEQKHTSSAYLTFVAVDEEGNPTQVPPLELETDEDKRRNREAKQRREARLEDRKNI from the coding sequence ATGAACTCAAAACCCGTCTCCGAATCCCAGGTAGAAACGATAGAACTGGTTCTCCCAAACGATACCAATCCGCTGGGGAATATCCTGGGTGGACGCGTCATGCATCTCATCGATATCACTGCGTCTATTGCGGCGATGCGCCATGCCCGTCAGCGCGTGGTGACCGCCCAGACAGACGAACTAAGTTTCCATCATCCCATTAAACTGGGACACTTTATCATTTTACGGGCTTCGGTGAATTACGCCGGAAAGACATCGATGGAAGTCGGTGTGAAGGTGTTGTCCGAGGATCCGGTCTCCGGTGAGCAGAAACACACCAGTTCAGCGTATCTGACGTTTGTGGCGGTCGATGAGGAGGGGAATCCGACTCAGGTACCGCCGCTTGAACTGGAAACGGATGAGGACAAGCGCCGCAACCGCGAAGCGAAACAGCGTCGGGAGGCCCGGTTGGAGGATCGAAAAAATATTTGA
- a CDS encoding sodium:proton antiporter: protein MATAQDHSEDTVVTEQQHADEAHGEAGHGESTDHSAEGAHGEHNIGAELPVWSVIPFVGILLSIAIFPLVAPHFWHEHFPKVSAFWAIIFAVPFLIAYQGLAFYEIAHIYLLDYIPFIILLWGLFTVSGGIYIQGNLKGKPIINTIMIGIGTIFASWIGTTGAAMVMIRPLLTANEDRKHKVHTVVFFIFLVANIGGSLTPVGDPPLFLGFLHNVPFFWTLTLLPEFAFVAVILLAGYYLFDTIMYKREEPELEVEEDHVPLRILGWHNFLFLLGIVGAVIMSGIWKPGDVTILGVHVGIQSLTRDAIIILMGIFSLYSTREEIHKKNEFGWFPIQEVAYLFAGIFMTIIPALAILKAGEQGAFAFIMEAMRSPVHYFWITGSLSAFLDNAPTYLTFFNTALGNFYAGVPEPAAVARLIAEHEIYLVAISIGAVFFGAITYIGNAPNFMVKSIAEERGVDMPSFFGYMFKYSLIILVPVFVLVTLIFLT from the coding sequence ATGGCTACGGCACAGGATCACTCGGAAGATACGGTTGTAACCGAGCAGCAGCATGCTGACGAAGCACACGGCGAAGCAGGTCATGGCGAATCGACAGATCACAGTGCCGAAGGAGCGCACGGTGAGCATAATATTGGTGCGGAGCTGCCGGTCTGGAGTGTGATTCCATTTGTTGGAATCCTCCTGAGCATAGCGATTTTCCCGCTGGTGGCACCGCACTTCTGGCACGAACACTTTCCGAAGGTTTCCGCGTTCTGGGCAATTATCTTTGCCGTGCCGTTTTTGATTGCTTATCAGGGGCTGGCATTTTACGAGATTGCCCATATCTACCTCCTGGATTATATCCCATTTATCATTCTGCTCTGGGGATTGTTTACGGTATCCGGCGGGATTTACATTCAGGGCAATCTGAAGGGCAAACCGATTATCAATACTATCATGATTGGAATCGGAACCATCTTCGCGTCCTGGATCGGCACCACCGGGGCCGCCATGGTGATGATCCGGCCGCTATTGACGGCCAATGAAGACCGGAAGCACAAGGTACATACTGTGGTTTTCTTCATCTTCCTGGTAGCCAATATCGGCGGTTCGCTGACACCGGTCGGAGACCCGCCGCTGTTCCTTGGATTTCTGCACAACGTCCCGTTCTTCTGGACATTGACTCTGCTGCCGGAATTCGCATTTGTCGCCGTCATACTTTTAGCCGGGTATTATCTCTTCGATACGATTATGTATAAAAGAGAAGAACCCGAACTTGAAGTCGAAGAAGATCATGTCCCACTCCGGATTTTGGGATGGCACAACTTTCTCTTCCTGCTCGGCATTGTGGGCGCGGTGATTATGAGCGGTATCTGGAAGCCGGGCGACGTGACTATCCTTGGAGTACACGTAGGAATCCAGAGTCTGACCAGAGATGCTATCATCATTCTGATGGGGATTTTTTCACTATATTCGACCCGGGAAGAAATCCATAAAAAGAACGAATTTGGCTGGTTTCCCATCCAGGAAGTCGCTTATCTATTCGCCGGGATTTTTATGACTATTATTCCGGCGCTGGCCATACTGAAGGCAGGGGAACAGGGAGCATTCGCCTTTATTATGGAGGCGATGCGGTCCCCGGTGCATTACTTTTGGATTACCGGATCCTTGTCAGCCTTCCTGGATAACGCGCCGACCTATCTGACTTTCTTCAACACCGCACTGGGGAATTTCTATGCCGGCGTACCGGAACCAGCTGCAGTAGCGCGGTTGATTGCAGAGCACGAAATTTATCTCGTCGCTATTTCCATTGGGGCGGTGTTTTTTGGAGCGATTACCTATATCGGCAACGCGCCGAATTTTATGGTAAAGTCGATTGCGGAAGAACGCGGGGTGGATATGCCGAGTTTCTTTGGATATATGTTCAAATACTCGCTCATTATCCTGGTACCGGTCTTTGTTCTGGTAACGTTAATATTTTTGACTTAA
- the nadA gene encoding quinolinate synthase NadA, which produces MGLAATSVDNLYDQMYEKLKKVVPEAELQYKAELAYEIIQLKKEKNAVILGHNYMEPALFHSVPDITGDSLGLSREAAKTPKDTIVFCGVEFMAETAKILNPDKNVLIPSDKAGCSLAESITAEDVRSLKEKYPGVPVVTYVNTYADVKAETDICCTSSNAVAVVNSLDSDQVIFLPDEYLAGNVARETGKSIIFPTKTPKSENGQSNGLQYDLVGWHGRCEVHEQFTVKDIENVRKQFPNVVVLAHPECSTEVCDASDFSGSTSAMINYVHDVEAEQYLLLTECSMGDNIAAENPDKEMVRLCSVRCPHMNQITLEMTRDALLYNQYQVDVPEDIRVRAKRAVDRMLEIG; this is translated from the coding sequence ATGGGGCTAGCCGCAACCAGTGTAGATAACCTGTATGACCAGATGTATGAGAAGCTGAAGAAAGTAGTTCCGGAAGCGGAGCTGCAATACAAGGCGGAACTGGCATACGAAATTATTCAACTCAAGAAAGAAAAGAACGCCGTCATCCTGGGGCATAATTACATGGAGCCGGCGCTGTTTCACTCTGTACCGGATATCACCGGTGATTCCCTGGGACTGAGCCGTGAAGCGGCTAAGACACCCAAAGATACCATTGTCTTTTGTGGCGTGGAGTTTATGGCTGAAACGGCAAAAATATTGAATCCGGATAAAAACGTTTTGATTCCGTCGGATAAGGCCGGCTGCTCCCTCGCTGAAAGCATCACTGCCGAAGATGTGAGGAGTCTGAAGGAAAAATATCCTGGGGTACCGGTTGTGACTTATGTGAATACCTATGCTGATGTCAAGGCGGAGACCGATATATGCTGTACGTCGAGCAATGCAGTGGCAGTCGTAAATTCTCTGGATTCGGATCAGGTGATCTTCCTGCCGGACGAATACCTGGCAGGGAACGTGGCGCGGGAAACCGGGAAATCGATCATTTTCCCAACCAAGACCCCGAAATCCGAAAACGGGCAGTCTAACGGTCTGCAATATGATCTCGTTGGCTGGCACGGCCGGTGCGAAGTCCACGAACAGTTCACGGTAAAAGACATCGAAAACGTGCGGAAGCAGTTTCCGAATGTGGTGGTGCTCGCCCATCCGGAATGCAGCACCGAAGTCTGCGACGCGTCCGATTTCTCCGGAAGCACCTCGGCTATGATAAATTATGTCCATGACGTGGAAGCAGAGCAGTATCTGCTGTTGACCGAGTGCAGCATGGGGGACAATATCGCCGCCGAAAATCCGGATAAAGAGATGGTGCGCCTTTGCAGCGTGCGCTGTCCCCATATGAACCAGATCACCCTGGAGATGACCAGAGACGCGCTGCTGTATAACCAGTACCAGGTTGATGTGCCGGAAGATATACGCGTCCGCGCAAAGAGAGCGGTCGACAGGATGTTGGAGATCGGGTGA
- a CDS encoding bifunctional oligoribonuclease/PAP phosphatase NrnA has protein sequence MTVNWQPIEECLEEAKRIVLTTHASPDGDGVGSEIGLFHFLRARGKTVHILNPSAMGQEYQFLDEGGNVRVYKPVEHLHLVQNADAFIILDIGDYARLQKVGDHIKQSPGKTICIDHHPQTKHDFDHEIIDVESAATGMMVYHLIQHIDPDAMNFKIAQALYCALMTDTGSFRFSNTTSKTHRMAMKLLEFDVEPHNVYRNVYESSSVERMKLLGKVIENLEFSSDRRIAYFPVTLKMQEQVGASHQDVDGFTDFIRTLGEIEVAVMFHELNKQQTRINFRSKGSVVINQVAKHFDGGGHEFAAGAVIDKPYKKAIPIVIEEVEKAIDDYLDEQYRKEVEQAIS, from the coding sequence ATGACTGTAAACTGGCAACCCATAGAAGAATGCCTGGAAGAGGCGAAACGGATTGTACTAACTACCCACGCCAGTCCGGACGGGGATGGTGTTGGCTCTGAGATCGGGTTATTCCATTTTCTGAGAGCCAGAGGAAAAACGGTCCACATCCTCAACCCGTCGGCTATGGGACAGGAATACCAGTTCCTCGATGAGGGCGGTAATGTTCGTGTATATAAGCCGGTGGAGCACCTCCATCTGGTACAGAACGCCGATGCGTTTATCATCCTGGATATCGGAGATTATGCCCGGTTGCAAAAGGTCGGTGATCATATCAAGCAGTCACCCGGTAAGACCATCTGTATTGACCATCATCCGCAGACCAAACACGATTTCGACCATGAAATTATTGATGTTGAATCTGCTGCCACCGGCATGATGGTATATCATCTGATTCAGCACATCGATCCGGATGCCATGAACTTCAAAATCGCCCAGGCACTCTATTGCGCGCTGATGACGGATACCGGTTCATTCCGATTTAGCAATACCACCTCGAAAACCCACCGGATGGCGATGAAATTGCTGGAATTCGACGTGGAGCCTCATAATGTGTACCGGAATGTGTATGAATCCTCCTCCGTTGAGCGCATGAAACTCCTCGGTAAAGTTATCGAAAATCTGGAGTTTTCCAGCGATCGGCGGATTGCGTATTTTCCAGTCACGCTGAAGATGCAGGAACAGGTCGGAGCCAGCCACCAGGACGTGGACGGCTTTACCGATTTTATCCGGACGCTGGGTGAAATTGAAGTCGCAGTCATGTTTCACGAACTCAATAAACAGCAGACCCGCATCAACTTCCGGAGCAAAGGAAGTGTGGTAATAAATCAGGTGGCAAAACACTTCGATGGTGGTGGACACGAATTCGCCGCCGGAGCGGTTATTGACAAGCCGTATAAAAAGGCGATCCCCATTGTCATAGAAGAGGTGGAGAAGGCAATAGACGACTACCTGGATGAACAGTATCGAAAAGAAGTGGAGCAAGCCATATCATGA
- the dcd gene encoding dCTP deaminase encodes MSIKPDHWIEKMAEEHGMIEPFVKENISESVISYGLSSYGYDLRVSDEYKIFTNVNNSVVDPKNFDPQSFIDFKGDVCIVPPNSFALARSVEYFRIPREILTICLGKSTYARCGIIVNVTPFEPEWEGHVTLEISNTTPLPAKIYSNEGLCQVIFFESDEVCNTSYKDKKGKYQSQRGITPAQVR; translated from the coding sequence ATGAGTATTAAACCGGATCACTGGATTGAAAAAATGGCCGAAGAACACGGGATGATCGAGCCGTTCGTGAAGGAAAATATCTCTGAGAGCGTGATTTCATACGGACTTTCTTCGTATGGCTATGATTTACGGGTGTCCGACGAGTATAAGATATTCACCAACGTGAATAACTCGGTCGTGGATCCCAAAAACTTCGATCCCCAGTCGTTCATTGATTTCAAGGGCGATGTCTGCATTGTACCGCCCAATAGTTTCGCCCTGGCGCGGAGCGTGGAGTATTTCCGGATACCCCGAGAAATTCTCACCATCTGCCTGGGGAAATCCACGTATGCCCGGTGCGGGATTATTGTCAACGTCACCCCGTTCGAACCGGAGTGGGAAGGCCACGTCACATTGGAGATTTCCAACACCACGCCGTTGCCCGCCAAAATCTATTCCAATGAAGGATTATGTCAGGTGATCTTTTTTGAGAGTGATGAAGTCTGCAACACGTCCTACAAAGATAAAAAAGGCAAGTACCAGTCCCAGCGCGGAATTACGCCAGCGCAGGTCAGATAG
- a CDS encoding 4-hydroxy-3-methylbut-2-enyl diphosphate reductase gives MRITLAKHAGFCFGVRDAVEVAREAAREHGKLYMLGHIVHNERVVQELADFGVTVVNSIHDVKGAPVLFRAHGTPPAVWEEAKARGLEIIDATCPLVHEIHAEVRKMEQDGRQIYIIGDKGHDEVVGIQSQVENPIIISTPEEARRLRKKKRGGAVSQSTQEVENVQEIISILIMKVKDLQFVNTVCHPTRQNQVELKDLANSNDVMIVIGSYTSANTKRLTSLARQINPNSYQVETAGDIDPGWFRGTASVGVHAGASTPDNTIDEVMQKIQSVTSDRTAEVI, from the coding sequence GTGCGCATAACTCTGGCGAAACATGCCGGGTTCTGTTTCGGGGTGCGGGATGCAGTCGAGGTCGCCCGTGAGGCCGCCAGGGAGCACGGAAAACTCTACATGCTTGGACACATCGTGCATAACGAACGGGTGGTTCAGGAATTGGCTGACTTCGGTGTGACCGTCGTGAATTCAATTCACGATGTAAAAGGTGCACCGGTATTGTTTCGCGCCCATGGAACGCCCCCGGCAGTCTGGGAAGAGGCCAAAGCCCGTGGACTGGAGATCATCGATGCAACCTGTCCGTTGGTACATGAAATTCATGCTGAAGTCCGTAAAATGGAACAGGATGGCCGGCAGATATATATAATCGGTGATAAGGGACATGATGAAGTGGTCGGGATCCAAAGCCAGGTAGAGAATCCTATCATCATCTCCACCCCGGAAGAAGCCAGGCGACTCCGGAAAAAGAAGCGCGGCGGCGCGGTCTCTCAATCTACCCAGGAGGTGGAAAATGTGCAGGAAATTATTTCGATATTGATAATGAAAGTGAAAGATTTACAATTTGTCAATACAGTCTGTCATCCCACCCGGCAGAATCAGGTGGAACTGAAAGACCTGGCAAATTCCAATGATGTGATGATCGTCATTGGTTCGTATACCAGCGCAAATACCAAGCGGCTGACGAGTCTCGCCCGGCAGATAAATCCCAACTCGTATCAGGTGGAAACTGCCGGCGATATAGATCCGGGCTGGTTCCGGGGCACAGCCTCGGTGGGAGTCCATGCGGGAGCATCTACACCGGATAACACAATTGATGAAGTAATGCAAAAAATTCAATCGGTAACTTCGGACAGAACAGCCGAAGTGATATAA
- the pdxS gene encoding pyridoxal 5'-phosphate synthase lyase subunit PdxS yields the protein MEKGSFEVKIGLAEMLKGGVIMDVTNAEQAKIAEDAGAVAVMALERIPADIREHGGVARMSDPLLIREIQESVSIPVMAKVRIGHFVEAQILESMEIDFIDESEVLTPADEANHIYKHDFKVPFVCGCRNLGEALRRIGEGAALIRTKGEAGTGNIVEAVRHMRSVQNDIRRLTTLGDDQLMAASKELGAPYEVVKQVADDGRLPVPNFAAGGIATPADASLMMQLGAETCFVGSGIFKSSNPKERAEAIVRAVTHYDEPEELAKVSEGLGEAMVGINVSDIPDGERLADRGW from the coding sequence ATGGAAAAGGGATCATTTGAAGTCAAAATCGGCCTGGCAGAGATGCTGAAGGGTGGAGTCATCATGGATGTGACCAACGCCGAGCAGGCCAAGATAGCTGAAGACGCTGGTGCGGTCGCCGTGATGGCGCTGGAACGGATTCCGGCGGACATCCGGGAGCACGGCGGCGTCGCCCGAATGTCCGACCCACTACTGATTCGGGAGATCCAGGAGTCGGTCTCCATTCCGGTGATGGCGAAGGTCAGAATCGGTCATTTCGTGGAGGCCCAGATTTTGGAATCCATGGAAATCGATTTTATCGACGAGAGCGAAGTTCTGACACCGGCGGATGAAGCCAACCATATTTACAAGCACGATTTCAAAGTGCCGTTCGTCTGTGGCTGCCGGAATCTCGGCGAAGCGCTGCGGCGCATCGGCGAAGGCGCGGCACTAATTCGAACCAAGGGCGAGGCCGGTACTGGCAACATCGTCGAAGCTGTGCGGCACATGCGCTCGGTGCAGAATGATATCCGGCGTCTGACGACTCTTGGTGACGATCAGTTGATGGCGGCTTCCAAAGAACTGGGCGCGCCGTATGAGGTCGTGAAACAGGTAGCCGACGACGGTAGACTACCGGTTCCGAACTTTGCCGCCGGCGGTATCGCTACTCCGGCAGACGCTTCGCTGATGATGCAGTTAGGCGCTGAAACCTGTTTCGTGGGATCGGGCATTTTCAAGTCCTCCAATCCCAAAGAACGGGCGGAAGCCATCGTTCGGGCCGTCACCCATTACGACGAGCCGGAAGAGTTGGCGAAAGTCTCCGAGGGACTCGGCGAAGCCATGGTTGGCATTAACGTCAGCGATATTCCGGATGGCGAACGGCTCGCCGATCGCGGATGGTAG
- the pdxT gene encoding pyridoxal 5'-phosphate synthase glutaminase subunit PdxT translates to MIVGILAIQGAFHKHQQVLERLGVQSRLIKHPGELDEVDALIIPGGESTTMTKVLQSEKWSDVIELYARDNPVFGTCAGAILLSNQVDSDKVKPWHIIDMSVSRNAFGRQIESFLADIDWGAAGESVKIPAVFIRAPRINKIGDRVEILGRYEGEPVVVRQGNAMAATFHPELTNDIAVHRYFIDELCRKAQAA, encoded by the coding sequence ATGATCGTAGGTATTCTTGCCATTCAGGGCGCATTTCATAAGCATCAACAGGTGCTGGAAAGGCTCGGCGTCCAATCCCGGTTAATCAAGCACCCCGGGGAGCTGGACGAGGTCGATGCTTTAATTATTCCCGGCGGCGAGAGCACGACTATGACTAAGGTGCTCCAGTCGGAAAAGTGGTCAGACGTTATCGAACTCTACGCCAGGGACAATCCGGTGTTCGGTACCTGCGCCGGAGCAATATTATTGAGCAACCAGGTGGACAGCGACAAGGTCAAACCGTGGCATATTATCGACATGTCAGTCTCACGGAACGCCTTTGGACGGCAAATCGAGTCATTCCTGGCAGACATTGACTGGGGAGCGGCCGGAGAGTCGGTTAAAATCCCGGCGGTATTCATCCGGGCGCCACGCATTAACAAAATCGGTGATCGCGTGGAAATTCTTGGCAGATACGAAGGCGAACCGGTGGTGGTCCGACAGGGAAACGCCATGGCCGCGACGTTTCACCCGGAACTGACGAACGATATCGCGGTTCACCGTTATTTTATAGATGAGTTATGCCGGAAGGCGCAGGCTGCCTGA
- the dxs gene encoding 1-deoxy-D-xylulose-5-phosphate synthase gives MDYSILPNIDSPKDLKSLERSELRQVCDELRDYVIEVVDTVGGHLAPTLGVIELTTALHYLYDTPRDKIVWDVGHQAYAHKVLTGRRDRLNTIRQLNGLAPFCKREESEYDPFGAGHASTAISAALGIATARDLQNEDYRVAAIIGDGAITGGLAYEGLNNAGAMRRQMTIILNDNEMSISPNVGAMHHLLTKMVTNPFYNKIRDEMWNLTGKIPGGSRYVRYIVRKMEEGLKNFLTPGMLFEELGFRYFGPINGHDLDEVIETFDAVKDLKTPALVHVLTEKGKGYPGVEKSPVRFHSIKSKASRESKKEDQLPYFYEVFGNIVTEMAADDEKLVAITPAMREGSGLVKFSDTYPERYFDVGIAEGHAVTFAAGLAAEGIHPVVAIYSSFLQRGYDHLVHDVATQELPVIICLDRSGLVGGDGATHQGAFDYSYMLHIPNMVVTAPMDGNELRDLMYTARQYGAGPFSIRYPKDRVVEWSPEGEPHLLDIGSWEELREGDKIVVVAAGSMVDIGERAIESLAKEGYQIGLVNARFLKPFDTTMLSNLVKSCSHLVIMEENSVIGGFGSTILGYVEDNFPGTVRITRIGIPDQFIEHGSREEVLALAGLSPAKIADRLREIARMHYQSAAEVS, from the coding sequence TTGGATTATTCAATTCTTCCGAATATCGATTCTCCCAAAGACCTAAAATCGTTGGAGCGTTCTGAACTTCGGCAGGTCTGCGACGAACTGCGCGATTACGTTATAGAGGTGGTGGATACTGTTGGCGGGCACCTGGCGCCAACCCTTGGTGTCATTGAATTGACGACCGCGCTCCACTACCTGTATGATACGCCCAGAGATAAAATCGTCTGGGACGTCGGCCATCAGGCGTATGCGCACAAGGTCTTGACCGGTCGTCGGGATCGTCTCAATACCATCCGCCAGCTGAACGGGTTGGCGCCGTTCTGTAAGCGTGAGGAGAGCGAGTACGATCCGTTCGGAGCAGGCCATGCCAGTACGGCAATCTCTGCGGCGCTCGGTATCGCCACGGCCCGGGATCTCCAGAATGAAGACTACCGGGTAGCCGCTATAATCGGCGACGGCGCCATTACCGGCGGGCTTGCGTATGAAGGTCTGAATAATGCCGGAGCCATGCGCCGCCAGATGACAATCATCCTGAACGATAACGAAATGTCTATCTCACCGAATGTCGGCGCTATGCACCATCTGCTAACCAAGATGGTGACCAACCCGTTCTATAATAAAATCCGTGACGAGATGTGGAACCTCACCGGGAAGATCCCAGGCGGTTCCCGGTATGTCCGGTATATCGTCCGAAAGATGGAAGAAGGGCTGAAAAATTTCCTGACGCCGGGTATGCTGTTCGAGGAACTCGGGTTTCGCTATTTTGGTCCGATTAATGGACACGATTTGGACGAGGTCATCGAGACCTTCGATGCGGTAAAAGATCTGAAAACGCCGGCGCTGGTCCATGTCTTAACGGAGAAAGGGAAAGGATATCCCGGAGTAGAGAAAAGCCCTGTTCGCTTCCACAGTATTAAGAGCAAGGCCTCCAGAGAATCCAAGAAAGAAGACCAATTACCGTATTTCTACGAAGTGTTCGGGAATATCGTGACCGAAATGGCAGCGGATGATGAGAAATTGGTTGCCATTACGCCAGCCATGCGGGAAGGATCCGGATTGGTGAAATTCAGCGACACGTATCCTGAGCGGTACTTCGACGTGGGCATTGCGGAAGGCCATGCCGTGACCTTCGCTGCCGGCCTGGCAGCCGAGGGAATTCACCCGGTAGTGGCTATCTACTCTTCTTTTCTACAGCGGGGCTACGATCACCTGGTGCATGATGTGGCGACACAGGAACTTCCGGTGATCATTTGCCTGGATCGCTCCGGGCTGGTCGGGGGGGACGGTGCAACCCATCAGGGGGCATTCGATTATTCATATATGTTACATATCCCGAATATGGTGGTGACGGCTCCTATGGATGGTAACGAACTCCGGGATCTCATGTATACTGCGCGGCAATACGGGGCGGGGCCGTTCAGTATCCGGTATCCCAAGGATCGGGTAGTGGAGTGGAGCCCGGAAGGCGAGCCACACTTGTTGGATATTGGCTCCTGGGAGGAATTACGAGAGGGTGACAAAATCGTCGTTGTCGCTGCTGGTTCTATGGTTGATATTGGTGAACGCGCCATCGAATCCCTGGCCAAAGAAGGGTATCAAATCGGCCTCGTTAATGCGCGCTTTCTGAAACCGTTCGATACGACGATGTTGAGTAACCTCGTAAAGAGCTGTTCGCATTTGGTCATCATGGAAGAAAACAGCGTTATCGGTGGATTCGGATCGACAATTCTCGGATATGTGGAGGATAATTTCCCGGGGACGGTCAGGATTACCAGAATCGGCATCCCGGATCAATTTATTGAGCACGGTTCCAGAGAAGAGGTGCTAGCACTTGCCGGACTCTCTCCTGCTAAAATTGCGGATCGGCTCCGGGAGATCGCCAGGATGCACTATCAGTCTGCTGCAGAGGTCTCTTAA
- a CDS encoding methylmalonyl-CoA mutase family protein, whose translation MSKNKKSDSGKAGSDVKRSYQEAKKQWKDSAESSPARDYSFETVSGVTNKLVYGPEDFDGDNFMEDLGMPGQYPYTRGIHPNMYRGKLWTMRQFAGYGTPKETNQRFKYLLNAGQTGLSVAFDMPTLMGYDADHSLSQGEVGKCGVNVTSLKDMEALFDGIRLDEISTSMTINGPASVLLAFYIAVAKKQGVDLADLRGTLQNDILKEYIAQKEFIYPPEPSMRLIVDTIEYCTENIPKWNPISISGYHIREAGSTAAQELAYTLADGFTYVEWALERGLDIDDFAPRLSFFFNSHLDFFEEVAKYRAARRIWAWQMKEKYGAKDERSMKLRFHTQTAGCTLTAQQPEINIARTAFQGLAGVLGGTQSLHTNSMDETLGLPTEKAAEIALRTQQLIAYETGVPNVVDPLGGSYYVESLTDKLEEQAEDIFAEIESFGGVIEAIRRGYFQKEIARSSYEYQKKVDSGERIIVGVNEFVKEGEELEIPILEIDEQAERQQRQSVRDLKDTRDQAAVDRALEKLRTVCETDENTMPYIINAAEQYATLGEITDLMKEVFGEYTEETVF comes from the coding sequence ATGAGTAAAAATAAAAAGTCTGATTCCGGGAAAGCAGGATCGGATGTAAAGCGGTCTTATCAGGAGGCAAAAAAGCAGTGGAAAGATTCGGCTGAAAGTAGTCCGGCGAGGGATTACAGTTTTGAGACCGTTTCGGGTGTCACCAACAAGCTGGTGTATGGTCCCGAGGACTTTGATGGAGATAATTTTATGGAGGACCTGGGAATGCCGGGCCAGTATCCGTATACCCGGGGCATTCATCCGAACATGTATCGGGGGAAGCTCTGGACGATGCGCCAATTTGCGGGATACGGCACTCCGAAAGAAACCAACCAACGCTTTAAATACCTCTTGAACGCCGGTCAGACCGGCCTGTCGGTGGCATTTGATATGCCAACGCTCATGGGATATGACGCCGACCATTCCTTATCCCAGGGAGAAGTCGGGAAATGCGGCGTCAATGTTACCTCGCTCAAAGATATGGAAGCGCTTTTTGACGGGATTCGCCTGGATGAAATCTCAACATCCATGACCATAAACGGGCCAGCGTCGGTATTGCTGGCATTTTATATCGCGGTGGCGAAAAAGCAGGGCGTCGATTTGGCTGATCTCCGGGGCACCCTGCAGAACGATATCCTGAAAGAATATATTGCGCAAAAGGAATTTATCTATCCGCCGGAGCCGTCCATGCGGCTTATAGTAGATACGATTGAATATTGTACCGAGAATATCCCCAAATGGAATCCGATTTCCATCTCCGGCTATCACATCCGGGAAGCGGGATCCACTGCGGCACAGGAATTAGCGTATACCCTGGCCGATGGTTTTACCTATGTGGAGTGGGCACTGGAACGCGGTCTGGATATCGATGATTTTGCGCCGAGGCTTTCGTTCTTTTTTAACTCGCACCTGGACTTCTTCGAGGAGGTTGCCAAATACCGGGCAGCCCGGAGAATCTGGGCCTGGCAAATGAAGGAAAAATACGGGGCTAAAGATGAACGCTCTATGAAGTTGCGGTTTCACACACAGACCGCAGGATGTACGCTCACCGCCCAGCAGCCGGAAATCAATATTGCCAGAACAGCATTTCAGGGACTGGCCGGCGTACTCGGCGGTACCCAGAGCCTCCACACTAATTCCATGGACGAAACTCTGGGATTGCCCACAGAGAAGGCGGCCGAAATCGCGCTCCGTACCCAGCAGCTGATCGCGTACGAAACCGGCGTGCCCAATGTGGTTGATCCGCTGGGGGGCTCGTACTATGTCGAGAGTTTGACCGACAAACTGGAAGAGCAAGCCGAAGACATCTTTGCAGAAATTGAGTCTTTTGGCGGTGTCATCGAAGCGATTCGCCGGGGGTATTTTCAAAAAGAGATTGCCCGCTCTTCGTATGAATACCAGAAGAAGGTGGACTCCGGTGAGCGGATCATCGTTGGGGTGAATGAATTTGTGAAAGAAGGGGAAGAGCTGGAAATACCGATCCTGGAGATCGATGAACAGGCGGAAAGGCAACAGCGCCAGTCAGTTCGAGATCTAAAAGATACCAGGGATCAGGCGGCGGTTGATCGGGCCCTGGAGAAACTCCGGACGGTGTGTGAAACTGATGAGAATACCATGCCATACATCATAAACGCCGCTGAGCAGTATGCCACGCTTGGCGAGATTACGGATTTGATGAAGGAAGTGTTTGGCGAATACACTGAAGAAACGGTCTTTTAA